The Streptomyces cathayae DNA segment GCGGAGGTAAGACTTCGTGGAGGACCGAACCCACCAGGGTTGAAAACCTGGGGGATGACCTGTGGTTAGGGGTGAAAGGCCAATCAAACTCCGTGATAGCTGGTTCTCCCCGAAATGCATTTAGGTGCAGCGTCGCGTGTTTCTTGCCGGAGGTAGAGCACTGGATAGGCGATGGGCCCTACCGGGTTACTGACCTTAGCCAAACTCCGAATGCCGGTAAGTGAGAGCGCGGCAGTGAGACCGTGGGGGATAAGCTCCATGGTCGAGAGGGAAACAGCCCAGAGCATCGACTAAGGCCCCCAAGCGTACGCTAAGTGGGAAAGGATGTGGAGTCGCACAGACAACCAGGAGGTTGGCTTAGAAGCAGCCATCCTTGAAAGAGTGCGTAATAGCTCACTGGTCTAGTGATTCCGCGCCGACAATGTAGCGGGGCTCAAGCGTACCGCCGAAGTCGTGTCATTGCGATATCAACCCCCAACGGGGATCGTGATGGGTAGGGGAGCGTCGTGTGCCGGGTGAAGCAGCCGCGGAAGCGAGTTGTGGACGGTTCACGAGTGAGAATGCAGGCATGAGTAGCGATACACACGTGAGAAACGTGTGCGCCGATTGACCAAGGGTTCCTGGGTCAAGCTGATCTGCCCAGGGTAAGTCGGGACCTAAGGCGAGGCCGACAGGCGTAGTCGATGGACAACCGGTTGATATTCCGGTACCCGCTGTGAAGCGCAAGACATCGAACCAGGCGATGCTAAGTCCGTGAAGCCGCCCCGATCTCTTCGGAGTTGAGGGGAGTGGTGGAGCCGACGGACCAGACCTGCAGTAGGTGAGTGATGGGGTGACGCAGGAAGGCAGTCCAGCCCGGGCGGTGGTTGTCCCGGGGTAAGGGTGTAGCCCGAGTGGTAGGCAAATCCGCCACTCATCCAGGGTGAGACCCGATGCCGAGCCGATTGTGGCGAAGTGGATGATCCTATGCTGTCGAGAAAAGCCTCTAGCGAGTTTCATGGCGGCCCGTACCCTAAACCGACTCAGGTGGTCAGGTAGAGAATACCGAGGCGTTCGGGTGAACTATGGTTAAGGAACTCGGCAAAATGCCCCCGTAACTTCGGGAGAAGGGGGGCCATCACCGGTGAGGGAACGTGCTTCCTGAGCTGGGGGTGGCCGCAGAGACCAGCGAGAAGCGACTGTTTACTAAAAACACAGGTCCGTGCGAAGCCGTAAGGCGAGGTATACGGACTGACGCCTGCCCGGTGCTGGAACGTTAAGGGGACCGGTCAGCTCCATTTCGGTGGGGCGAAGCTGAGAACTTAAGCGCCAGTAAACGGCGGTGGTAACTATAACCATCCTAAGGTAGCGAAATTCCTTGTCGGGTAAGTTCCGACCTGCACGAATGGCGTAACGACTTCTCGACTGTCTCAACCATAGGCCCGGTGAAATTGCACTACGAGTAAAGATGCTCGTTTCGCGCAGCAGGACGGAAAGACCCCGGGACCTTTACTACAGTTTGATATTGGTGTTCGGTTCGGCTTGTGTAGGATAGCTGGGAGACTGTGAGCCCGCCACGCCAGTGGTGGGGGAGTCGTCGTTGAAATACCAGTCTGGTCGTGCTGGATGTCTAACCTGGGTCCGTGATCCGGATCAGGGACAGTGTCTGATGGGTAGTTTAACTGGGGCGGTTGCCTCCTAAAGAGTAACGGAGGCGCCCAAAGGTTCCCTCAGCCTGGTTGGCAATCAGGTGGTGAGTGTAAGTGCACAAGGGAGCTTGACTGTGAGACCGACGGGTCGAGCAGGGACGAAAGTCGGGACTAGTGATCCGGCGGTGGCTTGTGGAAGCGCCGTCGCTCAACGGATAAAAGGTACCCCGGGGATAACAGGCTGATCTTCCCCAAGAGTCCATATCGACGGGATGGTTTGGCACCTCGATGTCGGCTCGTCGCATCCTGGGGCTGGAGTCGGTCCCAAGGGTTGGGCTGTTCGCCCATTAAAGCGGTACGCGAGCTGGGTTTAGAACGTCGTGAGACAGTTCGGTCCCTATCCGCTGCGCGCGCAGGAGTCTTGAGAAGGGCTGTCCCTAGTACGAGAGGACCGGGACGGACGAACCTCTGGTGTGCCAGTTGTCCTGCCAAGGGCATGGCTGGTTGGCTACGTTCGGGAGGGATAACCGCTGAAAGCATCTAAGCGGGAAGCCTGCTTCGAGATGAGGGCTCCCACCCACTTGATGGGGTAAGGCTCCCAGTAGACGACTGGGTTGATAGGCCGGATATGGAAGCGCCGTAAGGTGTGGAGTTGACCGGTACTAATAGGCCGAGGGCTTGTCCTCAGTTGCTCGCGTCCACTGTGTCAGTTCTGAGACAACGACTGTTGTCGGCTTTGAGCAGAACACAATAGAAGAGTGTGCTTGTTCGCTCGAAACCATTAGGGTTTCGGTGGTCATAGCGTAGGGGAAACGCCCGGTTACATTCCGAACCCGGAAGCTAAGCCTTATAGCGCCGATGGTACTGCAGGGGGGACCCTGTGGGAGAGTAGGACGCCGCCGAACAATCTTTGGAAGGACCCTTGGTCCCAGCGTTCAGCTGGGACCAAGGGTCCTTTTTTATTTCTGGAGCGCGCCGGAGGTCCGGCTGCGCGAGAATGCTTGCGGTACCGAAGACAGGAGTTACCCATGTCCACCAACTCTCCCGATGATCGACCGGAGCGCGACCAGCGGCGACGGGACAGTGGTGACCGTTCGGACCGTGGCGGTCAGCAAGGAGGCCCGCGTCGGTCCAGTGACCATGACCGCGGGGGCCGCAGGGACGGAGACCGTGACCGTGGGTTCCGTCGGGACGACCGTGGTGGCAGCCGGCCGGAGCGCGGCGGCTTCCGGGGCCGCGATGACAGCCGTGGCGGCGAGCGCGGTGGTTTCCGTCGGGATGACGACCGTGGCGACCGGGGTGGTTTCCGCGGTCGGGACGATCGTGGTGGCTTCCGTCGGGACGACCGCGATGACCGTGATCGTGGTGGCTTCCGCCGGGATGACCGGCGTGACGACCGTGGGGGTGACCGTCGGGACGACCGTGGTGGCAGCCGGCCGGAGCGCGGCGGTTACCGGGGCCGTGACGACAGCCGTGGCGGCGACCGGGGTGGCTTCCGGGGCCGCGAGGACAACCGCGGTGCCGACCGGGGTGGTTTCCGCGGTCGGGACGACCGTAGGGACGACAGCCGTGGTGGTGAGCGTGAGCGTTCCGGCTTCCGTCGGGATGACGACCGGGGTTACGGGCGCCGGGATGACCGGCGTGACGACCGTGGGGGTGACCGTCGGGACGACCGTGGTGGCAGCCGGCCGGAGCACGGTGGTTACCGGGGCCGTGACGACAGCCGTGGCGGCGACCGGGGTGGCTTCCGGGGCCGCGAGGACAACCGCGGTGCCGACCGGGGTGGTTTCCGCGGGCGTGACGATCGTGGTGGCTTCCGTCGGGACGACCGCGATGACCGTGATCGTGGTGGCTTCCGCCGTGACGACCGTGGTGATCGGGGTGGTTTCCGTCGTGATGACAGCCGTGGCGGCGAGCGCGGTGGTTTCCGCGGTCGGGACGACAGCCGTGGTGGTGAGCGTGAGCGTTCCGGCTTCCGTCGGGATGACGACCGGGGTTACGGGCGCCGGGATGACCGGCGTGATGACCGTGGGGGTGACCGTGGTGGCAGCCGGCCGGAGCACGGTGGTTACCGGGGCCGTGACGACAGCCGTGGCGGCGACCGGGGTGGCTTCCGGGGCCGCGAGGACAACCGCGGTGCCGACCGGGGTTACGGTCGGCGTGATGACAGCCGTGGCGGCGAGCGGGGTGGCTTCCGGGGCCGTGACGACCGAGGCCGTGACGACCGTGGGCGTGGACCGCGCCGGGATGACCGGGGAGGGCGGCCGGGCGGGTTCCGCGGGCGCGACGACCGGTACGGAGGCGACCGGTTCCGTGAGGAGCGCGACCGGGACCGCGAGCCCATCAAGCGGCTGCCGATCCCCGAGGACGTCACGGGCGAGGAGATCGACAAGGACGTACGGCAGGAGCTGCAGAGCCTGCCCAAGACCCTCGCGGACGATGTCGCCAAGAACCTGGTGATGGTCGCCCGGCTGATCGACGAGCACCCCGAGGAAGCCTACGGCTACTCCAAGGTGGCTCTGCGGCTGGCGTCGCGTGTCGCCGCCGTACGGGAAGCCGCCGGCTTCGCCGCCTACGCCAACCAGAAGTACTCCGAGGCGCTTGCCGAGTTCCGGGCGGCGCGGCGGATGACCGGGACCGTGGAGCTGTGGCCTCTCATGGCCGACTGCGAGCGCGGAATCGGGCGGCCGGAGAAGGCACTGGACATGGCCGGTGCTCCCGAAGTGCAGAAGCTCGACAAGGCCGGGCAGGTCGAGATGCGGCTCGTCGCGGCCGGCGCTCGGCGTGACATGGGGCAGCTGGACGCCGCCCTCGTGACGCTGCAGAGCTCCGAGCTGGCCTCTCACTCCGTGCAGCCGTGGACCGCGCGGCTGAGGTACGCGTACGCAGATGTGCTTCTCGCCGTCGGACGGGCCGGTGAGGCACGGGAGTGGTTCGCGAAGGCCCTGGAGGCCGACCGGGACGGCAGCACGGACGCTTCGGACCGGCTGGCCGAACTGGACGGCGTGGAGTTCATGGACGTGCTCGACGACGAGAGCGACGACATCGACGCCGATGCCGACTCCGAGGCTTCTGAGAGCAAGGACGAGAGCAAGGACGAGAACGACGCCGACAAGGATTGACGGCTTGCGCCTGTGACGCAGGACGAAGGGGTGGGATCTCCGGTTCATCCGACCGGGAATCCCACCCCTTTCCCTTTCCCGGGTTCCGGGTTCCTGAGCCACCCGTCAGAACGCGCGCAGCACCAGCCCCGACGCCGGCTTGGGCCCGAAGGACGTCGACTTGCGGGGCATCGTCACGCCCTGGCGGGCGAGGTCGCGGACGACCTCCTCACGGACCGGGTGCAGCAGTACCGCCGTACCGCCGTCGCGTTCCGCCTTCTCGACGGTCGCGGCCGTGTCGTGAATGTAGGCGATATGGGCCGGGGAGTCCTCGGGGATGCGCCACACCTGCTTCAGGAGCGTGGAGTGCAGGACCGTGGCGTCCAGGGTGCGCCAGGCCGCCGGGCGGTCGCCGGGGACGGTGCGGGCCAGCAGATCCGGGTCCGGGCGGTCGACGAGGTGGAAGGTGCCGTCACCGGCCAGCAGGAAGGCGTTGCCCGCGCCGGCCGCCTCGGCCAGTACCTCCATGGCGTCCGGCAGCGGGGCGTCCACGCGGCGGACCCGGAACAGGCCGTGGAGGGCGGCCAGCGCGTCCGCGACGGGCAGGCCGTGCAGCAGGCGGTGGATCGCACGGACACGCAGCGGGTACCGGGCCGTGTCGACCAGGAGCACCAGGCCGTCGTCCCAGGGACTGGGGGAGGGGTGCTCCGCGCGGAGCCGGCGGTAGGTGGCCCAGCGGTGGTGGCCGTCGGCGATGAGGGCCTGCTGGCCGGCCAGGTCGGTCCGGACCGTGGCCAGGTCGGCGGGGTCGGTGAGGGACCACAGCCGGTGACGGAAACCGTCCTCCGTGGTGGTCGCGAGGAGGGGAGGCGTCTTGGCCGTGCGCTCGATCAGGTCGGCGGTGGCATCGGTCGAACCGTCGCCGGGGTAGCTCAGCAACAGGGGCTCGAGGTTCGCGGACGTGGCCAGCATCAGGGCCGCGCGGTCGGCGACGACGTGCGGCATGACGTCCTCGTGCGGCAGGACCAGCCGCTCGTCGGGGTCCGAGACGCGCAGGGTGCCGATGATCCCGCGTTGCAGCAGTTCGTCGCCGTCGCGTTGTTCGTAGACGTACAGGCAGGGTTCGGGGTCCGTGGTCAGGACGCCCTCGGCGCGCCAGCGGTTCAGGGTGTCGGCGGCCTGGGCGTTGCGGGCCTCGGGGGTGTCGGCCTCGGGCAGGATCAGCCGGACGATGTTGTGCGGGTCGGCGGACTGCAGATGGTGCAGGCCGTCGGGGCGGACGACGACGTCGTACGGCGGGGATGTCACGGCGGCCAGGCTGCCGACCCGGTCGGGATCGTAACGAAGGCCTTGGAACGGGGTGAGTTCCAGGCCTCGGCGCGCCTTTGCTTCCGAGGGACCTGCAGTCTTCATCAGGGCATCGTACGGGGCCGGTGGCATGGGGGATGATCGGGGGAAAGCCGTCGAACGAGGAGCGATGCGGAATGAGCCGGAGCGTCAGGACGAGGCCCGAGGGCAGTGGGCAGGCCCTGAGCGAGGCGTACGACACGGCGCTGCTCGACCTCGACGGTGTGGTGTACGCGGGTGGGGAGGCGATCGTCCATGCGGTCGACTCGCTGGCCACGGCCCGCGCGGGAGGCATGCACCTGGCGTATGTGACGAACAACGCCCTGCGCACCCCGGACACGGTGGCCGCGCACCTGACGGAGCTGGGGATACCGACGGACGCCGGAGACGTGATCACGTCGGCGCAGTCGGTCGCGCGGCTGATCAGTGAGCAGGTGCCGCAGGGGGCCAGGGTGCTGGTCATCGGCGGTGAGGGCCTGCGGGTGGCGCTGGGTGAGCGCGGCCTGGTGCCCGTGGAGTCGGCGGACGACGATCCGGTCGCGGTGGCACAGGGGTACGGCGGGCCCGACTTCCCGTGGGGCCGGTTCGGGGAGGCGAGTTACGCGATCGCGCGCGGGGTGCCGTGGTTCGCGTCCAACACGGATCTGACGATCCCCAGCGGGCGGGGCATCGCCCCGGGCAACGGCGCGGCGGTGGAGGTCGTACGGATCGCCACGGGCGCCGAGCCGCAGGTGGCGGGCAAGCCGCTGCCGCCGATGCACCGGGAGACGATTCTGCGCACCGGCGCCGAACGGCCCCTGGTGGTGGGGGACCGGCTGGACACGGACATCGAGGGCGCGTTCAACGGCGGGGTGGATTCGCTGCTGGTGCTGACCGGGGTGACCGACGGGGCGCAGCTGCTGGCCGCACCGCCGCAGCACCGGCCCACCTATGTCGACGCCGACCTGCGCGGGATGCTCACCGGGCAGCCGGAGGTGACCGCGGCGGACGGCGACGGCGGATTTCGGTGCGGAGGCTGGACGGCGGCAGCGGACGGCGGGGCCCTGGCGTTGGACGGGGACGGTGCCGCTCTGGACGGACTGCGGGCGTTGTGCGCGGCGGCGTGGACAGCGGCGGGCGACGGCGTGTGCGCGTTGGACGGAGCGAAGGCGCTGGCCCGGCTGGGGTTGTGAGGCACCCTCGGTGCAGAACCTCAGAACCTCAGAACCTCAGGATCGTGATCGCTTGGGAGGGTAGGCTAACCTAACTGCGTGTTGGTCGACAGTCCTCCCGAACCGCGCGCGGACACTGCCTCCGTGCCCCCGAACCGTCGGGCGATGCTCCGTGTCCTCGGGCTGTTCCTCTCCGCCGCGATCCTGGTGGTCATCGCCCTGGCGAGCATCGCGATCGGGGCGAAGGACCTGTCCCTGGACCAGGTCTGGCACGGCTTGTTCGAGGAATCGGGCACCTACGGTGATGTCGTCGTCGCCGACCGGCTGTCACGGACCCTGCTCGGCGCGCTGGCCGGCGCCGCGCTCGGTCTGGCGGGGGCGGTGCTGCAGGCGCTCACCCGTAATCCGCTCGCCGATCCGGGACTGCTCGGCATCAACGCGGGCGCGTCGGCGGCGGTCGTCACGGCCATCACCTTCTTCGGCGTCACGTCGCTGTCGGGCTATGTGTGGTTCGCGTTCTGCGGGGCGGCCGCGGTCGGGGCCCTGGTGTGGTTCCTCGGCGGCAGCCGGGGCGCGACCCCGGTGCGTCTGGTGCTGGCCGGCA contains these protein-coding regions:
- a CDS encoding tetratricopeptide repeat protein, whose amino-acid sequence is MVARLIDEHPEEAYGYSKVALRLASRVAAVREAAGFAAYANQKYSEALAEFRAARRMTGTVELWPLMADCERGIGRPEKALDMAGAPEVQKLDKAGQVEMRLVAAGARRDMGQLDAALVTLQSSELASHSVQPWTARLRYAYADVLLAVGRAGEAREWFAKALEADRDGSTDASDRLAELDGVEFMDVLDDESDDIDADADSEASESKDESKDENDADKD
- a CDS encoding DUF1015 domain-containing protein, with the translated sequence MKTAGPSEAKARRGLELTPFQGLRYDPDRVGSLAAVTSPPYDVVVRPDGLHHLQSADPHNIVRLILPEADTPEARNAQAADTLNRWRAEGVLTTDPEPCLYVYEQRDGDELLQRGIIGTLRVSDPDERLVLPHEDVMPHVVADRAALMLATSANLEPLLLSYPGDGSTDATADLIERTAKTPPLLATTTEDGFRHRLWSLTDPADLATVRTDLAGQQALIADGHHRWATYRRLRAEHPSPSPWDDGLVLLVDTARYPLRVRAIHRLLHGLPVADALAALHGLFRVRRVDAPLPDAMEVLAEAAGAGNAFLLAGDGTFHLVDRPDPDLLARTVPGDRPAAWRTLDATVLHSTLLKQVWRIPEDSPAHIAYIHDTAATVEKAERDGGTAVLLHPVREEVVRDLARQGVTMPRKSTSFGPKPASGLVLRAF
- a CDS encoding HAD hydrolase-like protein codes for the protein MSRSVRTRPEGSGQALSEAYDTALLDLDGVVYAGGEAIVHAVDSLATARAGGMHLAYVTNNALRTPDTVAAHLTELGIPTDAGDVITSAQSVARLISEQVPQGARVLVIGGEGLRVALGERGLVPVESADDDPVAVAQGYGGPDFPWGRFGEASYAIARGVPWFASNTDLTIPSGRGIAPGNGAAVEVVRIATGAEPQVAGKPLPPMHRETILRTGAERPLVVGDRLDTDIEGAFNGGVDSLLVLTGVTDGAQLLAAPPQHRPTYVDADLRGMLTGQPEVTAADGDGGFRCGGWTAAADGGALALDGDGAALDGLRALCAAAWTAAGDGVCALDGAKALARLGL